In one window of Chloroflexota bacterium DNA:
- a CDS encoding hydrogenase iron-sulfur subunit, translating into MTEFSQKGVYLCDCQGRLSRAVPIDAIRLFLEERQSGLKVVVGDKFCEPRVLSGLVQEHGLQPTVVGACSQFEPRLHLWQEPERASVDPYSIRIVDLLREISSSYSPTDLTGRIKLLLWAQLARQATFTGVPQQALKVQFGRPHGEISRRQLFDMLVPRYQVVPYVQREKCVGTERCRLCRENCPSGAIVAKDGGVQIDKKECHGCGSCAALCLHQSISYPNFSLDQLEREMEGLLCDIGSLEPRILALACQSCRSSPNNAEVDPLGYSPNMLLLEMPCLDMISFWLLLRAFDLGAQGVAFISNKENCRLGRKPEKWPGRVQFVQALLQRWDIEPGRIGAFEVGDLKGKLTQFLRQIEELPPTPLRSFEPATLVVGNLALPELIVSVDRKLEPARTEAISAGAVPFGKVQLDSSQCTACGLCALDCPTGALKFLSDEGSCRLLFEHRLCLGCGQCMEACPERCLHLENTLEIDRLCRAAEAIFESRLARCQECGASVAPKAMIDKLRTRIAAGQGLTSHLEVCPACRAKAMSRAAANMIGV; encoded by the coding sequence TTGACAGAGTTTAGTCAAAAAGGCGTTTATCTCTGCGACTGTCAAGGTCGCCTGAGCCGCGCCGTACCGATAGACGCCATACGCCTCTTTCTGGAGGAGAGGCAGTCGGGTCTGAAAGTGGTGGTGGGAGACAAGTTCTGCGAACCTCGAGTTCTGTCTGGACTAGTGCAGGAGCACGGCCTTCAGCCAACTGTAGTTGGAGCTTGCTCACAGTTTGAGCCTAGGCTGCATCTGTGGCAGGAACCAGAAAGGGCCTCTGTCGATCCGTATTCTATCAGAATAGTCGATCTGTTGAGAGAAATCTCTTCCTCCTATAGCCCCACCGATCTGACCGGCAGGATCAAGCTCCTCCTGTGGGCTCAGCTAGCCCGACAAGCCACCTTCACTGGCGTACCGCAACAAGCTCTGAAAGTGCAATTCGGCAGGCCCCACGGAGAGATCAGCCGGCGCCAACTGTTTGATATGCTGGTGCCACGGTATCAGGTAGTGCCTTACGTCCAAAGAGAAAAGTGCGTTGGCACTGAAAGATGTCGCCTCTGCCGGGAGAACTGCCCGTCGGGCGCTATTGTGGCCAAAGACGGGGGCGTTCAGATTGATAAAAAGGAGTGTCACGGCTGTGGCTCTTGCGCTGCTTTGTGCCTCCACCAATCTATATCCTATCCCAACTTTTCCCTCGACCAGTTGGAGAGAGAAATGGAGGGATTGCTTTGTGACATCGGCAGTCTTGAGCCACGGATATTAGCTCTGGCTTGCCAAAGCTGTCGCTCCTCCCCGAACAATGCCGAGGTGGACCCTCTCGGCTACAGCCCGAACATGCTACTCCTGGAAATGCCCTGCCTCGACATGATCTCCTTCTGGCTGCTGTTACGTGCCTTCGATCTAGGGGCACAGGGTGTGGCGTTCATCTCAAACAAAGAGAATTGCCGTCTTGGCCGCAAGCCAGAGAAGTGGCCGGGAAGAGTCCAGTTCGTGCAAGCATTGCTTCAGCGCTGGGACATCGAACCGGGGCGCATAGGAGCCTTTGAAGTCGGTGACCTCAAAGGGAAACTGACCCAGTTTCTTCGCCAGATCGAAGAACTCCCACCCACACCGCTCAGGTCGTTTGAGCCAGCGACGCTTGTAGTCGGCAACCTGGCGCTGCCTGAGCTTATTGTTAGCGTGGACAGGAAGCTGGAACCAGCCAGAACCGAGGCTATCTCAGCCGGTGCTGTGCCCTTCGGTAAGGTGCAACTGGACAGCTCTCAGTGTACGGCCTGTGGCTTGTGTGCCCTGGATTGCCCCACCGGGGCGCTGAAATTCCTGTCGGATGAAGGCTCATGCCGGTTGCTCTTCGAACACCGGTTGTGCCTGGGCTGCGGCCAGTGCATGGAAGCTTGCCCCGAGAGATGCCTTCATCTGGAAAACACGCTGGAAATTGACAGGCTATGCAGAGCGGCAGAGGCAATCTTTGAGAGCCGGCTAGCCAGGTGTCAAGAATGCGGCGCGTCAGTAGCGCCAAAGGCCATGATAGATAAGCTGAGAACCAGGATCGCCGCAGGACAAGGATTGACCTCCCATCTTGAGGTCTGCCCGGCATGTAGGGCAAAGGCCATGTCCAGAGCGGCGGCCAATATGATCGGAGTGTAA